In Hwangdonia lutea, a single window of DNA contains:
- a CDS encoding DUF1801 domain-containing protein: protein MQYNATSPEDYISQVPEERQNALKKLRKVINDNLPKDFEEGIIYKMIGYYVPHSVYPNGYHCDPKTPLPFMSFASQKNSVNLYHSGIYAKKELHDWFVNEYPKHCKRKLDMGKSCIRFKYLDDIPFELIGELTRKMTCQEWIDIYESAIKNRKK, encoded by the coding sequence ATGCAGTACAACGCCACATCACCAGAAGATTACATCAGTCAAGTCCCTGAAGAACGTCAGAACGCCCTAAAAAAATTACGAAAAGTCATTAACGATAATTTGCCTAAAGATTTTGAGGAAGGTATCATTTATAAAATGATTGGATATTACGTGCCACATTCGGTTTATCCCAATGGGTACCATTGCGATCCTAAAACACCGTTGCCTTTTATGAGTTTTGCATCACAAAAAAACTCGGTAAACTTATACCACAGCGGTATTTATGCTAAAAAAGAATTGCACGATTGGTTTGTAAACGAATACCCCAAACATTGCAAACGCAAATTAGATATGGGTAAAAGCTGTATCCGATTTAAGTATTTGGACGACATTCCTTTTGAACTTATTGGCGAATTAACCAGAAAAATGACTTGCCAAGAGTGGATTGATATTTACGAAAGTGCCATAAAAAACAGAAAAAAATGA
- a CDS encoding VOC family protein, protein MKKRVTGIGGLFFKTKDPKASRDWYKKHLGFNTDDYGCTFWWKDKDGNDCTTQWSAFAEDTKYYEPSKKDFMFNYRVENLEELLKVLKEEGVTIVGKVEEYDYGKFGWILDNDGNKIELWEPVDSAFL, encoded by the coding sequence ATGAAAAAACGAGTAACAGGAATAGGCGGATTATTTTTTAAAACCAAAGACCCAAAAGCATCGCGAGATTGGTACAAAAAACACTTAGGTTTTAATACCGATGACTACGGATGCACCTTTTGGTGGAAGGATAAAGACGGGAATGACTGCACAACTCAATGGAGTGCTTTTGCAGAAGACACCAAGTATTACGAGCCATCAAAAAAAGACTTTATGTTTAATTATAGGGTTGAAAATTTAGAGGAGCTTTTAAAGGTTTTAAAAGAAGAAGGCGTTACCATTGTTGGCAAAGTTGAAGAATACGATTACGGAAAATTTGGTTGGATTTTAGATAACGACGGCAACAAAATAGAACTTTGGGAACCTGTAGATAGTGCTTTTTTGTAA
- a CDS encoding DUF4199 domain-containing protein: MKTTIIKYGIFGGITGFVIFLSHLAFAKNLSFSTLEVLGYISIFISLSFIYFAIKHYRDHVNQGVISLGKAITVGLLISVLVGIGIGLADFIYTKFLNPNFFQDYAQMLIDQGRGDEVIEITSTMGALFMLALVTVIGFIISLISGLILQRK, translated from the coding sequence ATGAAAACCACAATAATTAAATACGGAATTTTTGGTGGCATCACGGGTTTTGTCATTTTTTTATCACACTTGGCATTTGCCAAAAATTTAAGCTTTTCTACCTTAGAAGTATTAGGTTATATTTCGATTTTCATATCGCTGTCATTCATTTATTTTGCGATAAAACACTACAGAGACCATGTTAATCAAGGAGTGATTTCATTAGGCAAAGCGATAACTGTTGGCTTATTGATTTCAGTGTTGGTGGGCATAGGCATTGGGCTTGCCGATTTTATTTACACTAAATTTCTAAACCCTAATTTTTTTCAGGATTATGCACAAATGTTAATTGACCAAGGAAGAGGCGATGAGGTTATTGAAATAACAAGCACTATGGGCGCTTTATTTATGCTCGCTCTGGTAACCGTAATTGGGTTTATCATCTCGCTAATTTCTGGATTAATATTACAACGTAAATAA
- a CDS encoding response regulator transcription factor: MKKIIIVFALLILALLLVFQIGKYAIVSGDLKTEIVIASIAIVFFFVGVYINKKSLQKQNTPSKEINHKKIEALGITNREYEVLQHISLGLSNKEIADTLYLSESTIKTHVSNLLVKLNAKRRTQAMQIAKKLQII; encoded by the coding sequence ATGAAAAAAATCATTATTGTATTTGCCCTTCTAATTTTGGCATTGTTGTTAGTGTTTCAAATTGGGAAATACGCCATCGTTTCGGGAGATTTAAAAACAGAAATAGTAATTGCCAGTATCGCGATCGTTTTCTTTTTTGTTGGTGTTTATATAAACAAAAAGAGCCTTCAGAAACAAAACACACCATCAAAAGAAATCAACCATAAAAAAATTGAAGCATTGGGAATCACCAATCGCGAATACGAAGTTTTACAACATATTTCCTTAGGCTTATCCAATAAAGAAATTGCCGATACATTATACCTTTCAGAAAGCACCATAAAAACGCACGTCTCAAATTTGCTGGTAAAATTAAATGCAAAACGACGCACCCAAGCAATGCAAATCGCAAAAAAATTACAGATTATTTAA
- a CDS encoding DUF6428 family protein, with translation MKTQELFNVLEQNKDKSLVFEYAPNKWVGANYHITEVKHVAIESVDCGAQTDTWKETIIQLWESPLEKGKTEYMSVYKAMAILKKVGKMKAYNLDAEVKFEYSNATFNTAQLFVNDFEIRDNDFIVKLAIEKTDCKAKSVCGVPEKIVNVSEKIVEKVEACCSPEGNCC, from the coding sequence ATGAAAACACAAGAATTATTTAACGTTTTAGAACAGAACAAAGACAAATCTTTGGTGTTCGAATATGCACCAAACAAATGGGTTGGCGCCAACTATCATATTACCGAAGTAAAGCATGTTGCCATAGAATCTGTGGATTGCGGGGCACAAACCGATACTTGGAAAGAAACCATTATCCAACTTTGGGAAAGCCCTTTAGAAAAAGGTAAAACCGAGTATATGTCGGTTTACAAAGCCATGGCCATTCTTAAAAAAGTGGGTAAAATGAAGGCTTACAATTTAGATGCCGAAGTTAAATTTGAATATAGCAATGCGACGTTTAATACAGCGCAATTGTTTGTTAACGATTTCGAAATACGCGATAACGACTTTATAGTTAAATTGGCTATTGAAAAAACCGATTGTAAAGCCAAAAGCGTTTGTGGTGTTCCTGAAAAGATAGTTAATGTATCAGAAAAAATAGTTGAAAAGGTTGAGGCATGTTGCTCTCCAGAAGGAAATTGCTGTTAA
- a CDS encoding serine hydrolase domain-containing protein: MKFLKKFLKWIVILFGLLIIVLYATDTDYLLKAVRTIYLSGHSTAYLEDYKKFDNQVVENGTPQPWPNHKNYNTVQESEGLKEINKANGTIAYVIIKNDSIWFENYYDGFNENSKTNSFSMAKSYVSGLMGKAIQDGYIKSLDQPVCDFLPEFCEGKAAKMTVGDLSSMASGTNWDEHYYSPLSITTRAYFDDDLEKVMLGLKVVEDPGKAFKYSSGDTQMLAMVIEKATGKKLYDYLTESFWKPLGSENPTLWQVDSEAHDLVKAYCCIASNAKDFARFGKLYKDHGKWNGKQLLDSAFVAKSIKPRFENYPMYGYGIWLKTIGSKNFFMMRGHLGQYVIVEPNDNIIIVRLGHSKGNNNKVGQFTGDIFTYIEEAYNMLGYDL, translated from the coding sequence ATGAAATTCCTGAAAAAATTCTTAAAATGGATAGTCATCCTATTTGGTTTATTAATAATCGTACTTTACGCCACCGATACCGATTACTTACTTAAAGCGGTTAGAACCATTTATCTTAGCGGACACTCTACGGCTTATTTAGAAGATTACAAAAAATTTGACAACCAAGTGGTTGAAAACGGTACGCCCCAACCCTGGCCAAATCATAAAAATTACAACACCGTTCAAGAATCCGAAGGTTTAAAGGAAATCAATAAAGCCAACGGTACCATTGCTTATGTGATTATAAAAAACGATAGTATTTGGTTTGAAAATTATTACGATGGTTTTAACGAAAACTCAAAAACCAATTCGTTTTCCATGGCTAAAAGCTATGTGTCCGGGCTTATGGGCAAAGCCATTCAAGACGGTTATATAAAAAGTTTAGACCAACCAGTTTGCGATTTCTTGCCGGAATTTTGCGAAGGAAAAGCTGCTAAAATGACGGTTGGCGATTTATCAAGTATGGCATCTGGTACCAATTGGGATGAGCATTATTATTCGCCTTTGTCTATTACAACACGGGCCTATTTTGATGACGATCTGGAAAAAGTCATGCTCGGTTTAAAAGTTGTTGAAGACCCCGGGAAAGCTTTTAAATACTCAAGTGGCGACACCCAAATGCTGGCTATGGTTATTGAAAAAGCCACAGGTAAAAAACTGTACGATTACCTAACCGAAAGTTTTTGGAAACCTTTGGGAAGCGAAAACCCAACGCTTTGGCAAGTGGATAGTGAGGCGCACGATTTAGTAAAAGCCTATTGTTGTATTGCCAGTAATGCCAAGGATTTTGCACGTTTTGGAAAACTGTATAAAGACCATGGCAAATGGAACGGCAAACAATTGTTGGATTCTGCTTTTGTGGCAAAGTCTATTAAACCCCGATTTGAAAATTATCCAATGTATGGTTATGGCATTTGGTTAAAAACCATTGGGAGCAAAAACTTTTTTATGATGCGCGGGCACCTTGGGCAATACGTAATTGTTGAACCTAATGATAATATCATCATCGTCAGACTTGGGCATTCCAAAGGAAACAACAATAAAGTCGGGCAATTTACGGGCGATATTTTTACTTATATTGAAGAAGCATATAACATGTTGGGTTATGATCTCTAA
- a CDS encoding TM2 domain-containing protein → MSDEKNLSDDLNDMLGDAKEGAKKAAGKAGEFADDAKEKAKHIADEAKETASEFADSAKETFASGGENKKILAGILGILFGGLGVHKFILGYNKEGGILLGATLIGILLSCVGVGLLIVWVPGVVGFIEGIIYLTKSDEEFYNTYQVGKKPWF, encoded by the coding sequence ATGTCCGACGAAAAAAATTTAAGCGACGACCTAAACGATATGTTAGGTGATGCCAAAGAAGGTGCAAAAAAAGCGGCTGGTAAAGCAGGAGAATTTGCTGATGATGCCAAAGAAAAAGCAAAACATATTGCTGATGAAGCTAAAGAAACAGCTTCTGAATTTGCTGATAGCGCCAAGGAAACATTTGCCTCTGGTGGCGAAAATAAAAAAATATTAGCAGGTATTTTAGGTATTCTTTTTGGCGGATTGGGAGTTCATAAGTTTATTTTAGGGTATAATAAAGAAGGTGGCATCCTTTTAGGAGCAACATTAATTGGGATACTTTTATCTTGTGTTGGTGTGGGACTTTTAATTGTTTGGGTACCCGGTGTGGTAGGATTTATCGAAGGTATTATCTACCTAACAAAATCTGATGAAGAGTTTTATAACACCTATCAAGTAGGAAAAAAACCTTGGTTTTAA
- a CDS encoding VOC family protein gives MELGAFSASLNVKDINKSKSFYEALGFSVFAGDIEMNYLIMKNGNALIGLFQGMFENNILTFNPGWDESANKLETFTDVREIQKHLKNKSIKLEREADESTEGPASIVLFDPDGNTILIDQHV, from the coding sequence ATGGAATTAGGAGCATTTTCTGCAAGCTTAAATGTGAAAGACATTAATAAATCTAAATCATTTTATGAAGCATTGGGGTTTTCTGTTTTTGCCGGCGACATTGAAATGAATTATTTAATCATGAAAAACGGCAATGCCTTAATTGGTCTTTTTCAAGGCATGTTTGAAAACAACATTTTAACTTTTAATCCCGGTTGGGATGAAAGCGCAAACAAATTGGAAACGTTTACCGATGTTCGCGAGATTCAAAAACATTTAAAAAACAAATCGATAAAACTAGAAAGAGAAGCCGACGAGAGTACCGAAGGTCCCGCAAGTATTGTACTGTTCGATCCCGATGGCAATACCATTCTTATCGATCAGCATGTTTAA
- a CDS encoding 3'-5' exonuclease encodes MISKLNLENILFLDIETVPETKQFSDLEETKQVLWEQKSQYQRKDEFTAEEFYERAGIWAEFGKIVCISVGYFTLQGDNRTFRVTSFFGDEIKILKDFKNLLISHFSETKHLLCAHNGKEFDFPYIARRMIIHNIELPYKLNLFGKKPWEVPHLDTLELWKFGDYKTYTSLKLLTNVLGIPSPKDDIDGSEVYRVYYEENDIDRIIIYCEKDTIAVAQIFLRLRGDALLGDDEIIHV; translated from the coding sequence ATGATCTCTAAACTAAACTTAGAAAACATTTTATTTCTGGACATTGAAACCGTACCGGAAACCAAGCAGTTCTCAGATTTGGAAGAAACCAAACAAGTGCTTTGGGAACAAAAATCGCAATACCAACGTAAAGATGAATTTACTGCAGAGGAGTTTTATGAACGTGCCGGAATTTGGGCTGAGTTTGGCAAAATAGTTTGCATTTCGGTGGGGTATTTTACCTTACAGGGCGATAACAGAACATTTAGGGTTACCTCATTTTTTGGCGACGAAATTAAAATTCTTAAAGATTTTAAAAACCTTTTAATATCGCATTTTAGTGAAACCAAGCACTTACTTTGTGCGCACAATGGCAAGGAATTTGACTTTCCGTACATAGCGAGACGGATGATAATCCATAACATCGAATTGCCGTATAAACTGAATCTGTTCGGGAAAAAACCTTGGGAAGTACCGCATTTAGATACGTTGGAACTCTGGAAATTTGGTGATTATAAAACCTATACCTCGTTAAAATTACTGACCAATGTTTTGGGTATTCCTTCGCCAAAAGATGATATTGACGGTAGCGAAGTTTATCGCGTTTATTATGAAGAAAACGACATAGACCGCATCATTATTTACTGCGAAAAAGACACCATTGCAGTAGCGCAAATATTTTTAAGGTTACGAGGTGATGCGCTTTTGGGTGATGACGAGATTATTCATGTTTAA
- a CDS encoding lysophospholipid acyltransferase family protein: MTKQLNTGLVSAKEVAKAIQLDKYGFIGTFLGWLLMKLLKISTLNKIYNRNKHLSHLEFLNGILGEFQIKFEIPEEDLKRLPKDGAYITVSNHPLGGIDGILLLKLMLEQRSDFKIIANFLLHRIEPMKPYIMPVNPFEDRKDVKSSIAGFKNAIRHLKDGHPLGIFPAGEVSTYRDGKLVVDKPWEEAAMKLAQKAEVPIVPIYFHAKNSKLFYKLSKISDIFRTAKLPSELLTQKRRVIKVRIGKAISVNDQKEHTTLDEFSGFLRRKTYMLSNAFEEKSKILDNISSTLKPHKIPKKIVTPVDSETMISEVEALKKEDFRLLTSKNYEVYLAPAKSIPNILREIGRLREITFREVGEGTNESIDLDGFDTYYHHMFLWDNERNLIAGAYRMGLGSQIFERYGIDGFYLQDLFRFEPELYKMMSQSIEMGRAFIIKEYQQKPMPLFLLWKGIVHTTLRYPEHKFLIGGVSISNQFSNFSKSLMIEFMKSHYYDPYIAQYVHPKKEFKVKLKDADKEFVFDETEADLNKFDKIIDEVEPGALRLPVLLKKYIKQNARLVAFNVDPLFNNAVDGLMYIKIADLPESTVRPVMEEFQAELERKFMENNGG, from the coding sequence ATGACCAAGCAACTAAATACAGGATTGGTAAGCGCCAAAGAAGTAGCCAAAGCCATACAGTTAGATAAATATGGATTTATTGGTACATTTTTAGGTTGGCTTTTAATGAAACTTCTTAAAATATCTACACTCAATAAAATATACAATAGAAATAAGCATTTAAGCCATTTAGAATTTTTGAATGGGATTTTAGGTGAATTTCAAATCAAGTTTGAAATCCCCGAAGAAGACCTAAAACGTTTGCCAAAAGACGGTGCTTACATTACCGTATCCAACCATCCGCTAGGAGGTATTGATGGGATTTTGCTTTTAAAATTAATGCTGGAACAACGCAGTGATTTTAAAATTATTGCCAATTTTTTGTTGCATCGCATCGAACCGATGAAGCCTTATATTATGCCTGTAAACCCTTTTGAAGACCGCAAAGACGTTAAATCTAGCATTGCCGGTTTTAAAAATGCGATTCGTCATTTAAAGGATGGACATCCGCTCGGTATTTTTCCAGCCGGAGAGGTTTCAACCTATCGCGATGGTAAATTAGTGGTGGATAAACCGTGGGAAGAAGCGGCCATGAAACTCGCGCAAAAAGCCGAAGTGCCCATTGTGCCTATTTATTTTCATGCCAAAAACAGTAAATTGTTTTACAAGCTTTCTAAAATTAGCGACATTTTTAGAACGGCTAAATTACCATCGGAATTATTAACCCAAAAACGACGCGTTATCAAGGTTAGAATAGGAAAAGCTATTTCGGTTAACGACCAAAAAGAACACACAACACTTGATGAGTTTTCTGGTTTTTTAAGGCGAAAAACCTATATGCTTTCCAATGCTTTTGAGGAAAAATCTAAGATTTTAGATAATATTTCATCAACGCTTAAGCCTCATAAAATACCCAAAAAAATTGTAACACCCGTAGATTCAGAAACCATGATTTCTGAGGTTGAAGCGCTTAAAAAGGAGGATTTCAGATTGCTTACGAGTAAGAATTACGAGGTGTATTTGGCACCTGCCAAAAGCATCCCGAACATATTAAGGGAAATTGGTCGCCTACGTGAGATTACGTTTCGCGAGGTGGGCGAAGGCACCAACGAATCTATCGATTTGGATGGTTTTGACACCTATTACCACCACATGTTTTTATGGGACAACGAACGTAATTTAATTGCCGGTGCCTATAGAATGGGATTGGGTTCGCAGATTTTTGAACGCTACGGAATTGATGGCTTTTACTTGCAGGATTTATTTAGGTTTGAGCCTGAATTGTATAAAATGATGAGCCAATCCATCGAAATGGGTCGTGCTTTCATCATAAAGGAATACCAACAAAAACCCATGCCTTTATTTTTACTTTGGAAAGGTATTGTGCACACCACATTACGCTATCCAGAGCATAAATTTTTAATTGGTGGTGTAAGTATTAGCAATCAGTTTTCAAATTTCTCAAAATCGTTGATGATCGAGTTTATGAAATCGCATTATTACGACCCCTACATCGCGCAATATGTACATCCAAAAAAAGAATTTAAGGTAAAACTGAAAGATGCCGATAAAGAGTTTGTTTTTGATGAAACCGAAGCCGATTTAAACAAATTCGATAAAATTATTGACGAGGTGGAACCGGGTGCATTGCGCCTCCCCGTGCTGCTTAAAAAATACATAAAACAAAACGCGCGATTGGTGGCCTTTAATGTGGATCCGCTGTTTAACAACGCCGTTGATGGTTTAATGTACATTAAAATTGCCGACTTGCCCGAGAGCACCGTGCGTCCTGTTATGGAAGAATTTCAAGCGGAACTGGAACGTAAGTTTATGGAGAATAATGGGGGTTAA
- a CDS encoding aspartate kinase, translating to MQVFKFGGASVKDANGVKNLAAVLQKTGYNNTLIVVSAMGKTTNAMELVLKNYFTNKAQLQSSIQDVKKFHNQILLDLFENENHPVFKKIALLFDELNSFLNTNKSPNYNFVYDQTVGFGELISTTIISEYLNTIGIKNNWIDVRNHIKTDKYYRRAHVKWDDTQRLITAQFNKNVLNITQGFLGSDANNFTTTLGREGSDYTAAIYAYCLNAESVTIWKDVPGVLNADPRYFENAQLLKKISYREAIELAFYGASVIHPKTLQPLQRKEIPLYVKSFLNPEQVGTLVGKDSALEPMIPCFIVKKNQVLISLSSLDFSYIVEDNISEIFKLLHQYKMKVDVIQNSAISFSVCVDNMYNNLEALLHHLKSKFKVTCYENVSLYTIRHYNESAIKQIETGKTVLLKQLTQETIQVVTK from the coding sequence ATGCAAGTATTCAAATTTGGTGGTGCATCGGTTAAAGACGCAAATGGTGTTAAAAACTTAGCGGCAGTGTTGCAGAAAACAGGTTATAACAACACCTTAATTGTAGTTTCGGCCATGGGCAAAACCACCAATGCCATGGAATTGGTTTTAAAAAATTATTTTACTAATAAAGCGCAGTTACAAAGCTCGATTCAAGATGTTAAAAAGTTTCACAATCAAATTTTATTAGATTTATTTGAAAACGAAAACCATCCTGTTTTTAAAAAAATAGCCCTGTTGTTTGATGAGCTAAACAGTTTCTTAAATACCAATAAATCGCCAAATTACAACTTTGTTTACGATCAAACAGTTGGTTTTGGAGAGCTTATTTCAACAACAATCATCAGCGAATATTTAAATACCATTGGCATAAAAAACAATTGGATTGATGTTCGCAATCATATAAAAACCGATAAATATTACAGACGTGCCCATGTTAAATGGGACGATACCCAACGATTAATTACCGCACAATTCAACAAAAATGTTTTGAATATTACACAGGGATTTTTAGGTAGCGATGCCAACAATTTTACAACAACTTTAGGGCGAGAAGGTAGCGATTATACGGCTGCCATTTACGCCTACTGTTTAAATGCAGAAAGCGTTACCATTTGGAAAGATGTTCCGGGTGTTTTAAACGCCGATCCTCGGTATTTTGAAAACGCACAATTACTTAAAAAAATATCGTATCGCGAAGCCATAGAGCTGGCTTTTTATGGCGCTTCGGTTATTCATCCAAAAACATTGCAACCTTTACAAAGAAAGGAAATTCCGCTTTACGTAAAATCCTTTTTAAATCCGGAGCAAGTTGGAACTTTGGTAGGAAAGGATAGTGCTTTAGAACCCATGATTCCGTGTTTTATTGTAAAGAAAAACCAAGTACTTATTTCGCTCTCATCTTTAGATTTTTCATACATTGTTGAAGATAACATCAGTGAAATTTTCAAACTTTTGCACCAATATAAAATGAAGGTTGATGTGATTCAAAACTCAGCCATCAGTTTTTCAGTTTGTGTCGATAATATGTATAACAATCTCGAAGCATTATTACATCATTTAAAATCAAAATTTAAAGTTACTTGTTACGAAAATGTCTCGCTTTACACCATTCGGCATTATAACGAAAGTGCGATTAAGCAAATAGAAACCGGTAAAACCGTGTTACTAAAACAATTAACACAAGAAACCATTCAAGTAGTAACTAAATAG
- a CDS encoding sulfite exporter TauE/SafE family protein gives MPYFEILQSYQLTALQWAVIGFAVFLLGLSKSGIKGIGIIIVVILAFVFGEKASTGILLPLLICADVFAVIYYNRHAQWHIIKKLIPWMIVGVLVGVWVGNDISEVLFKRLMAIIIIASVMIMFYSESRNSNKVPTHKLFSSGTGFLAGFTTMIGNLAGPISNIYFLAMRFPKNEFIGTAAWLFFIINVFKLPFHIFIWKTVTFESLVLNSALIPAVIIGFFLGAYIVKLISNIKYRRFILIVTAIGGVIMLFR, from the coding sequence TTGCCCTATTTCGAAATACTTCAATCGTATCAACTAACTGCATTACAATGGGCAGTTATTGGTTTTGCAGTTTTTTTGTTGGGTTTATCTAAATCGGGAATTAAAGGCATCGGTATTATCATTGTTGTTATACTCGCCTTTGTTTTTGGCGAAAAAGCATCGACGGGTATTCTGCTTCCCCTGTTAATTTGTGCTGATGTTTTCGCCGTTATTTATTATAACAGACACGCCCAATGGCATATTATTAAAAAGCTCATCCCATGGATGATTGTTGGTGTTTTAGTGGGCGTGTGGGTTGGTAATGATATTTCCGAAGTCCTTTTTAAAAGGCTCATGGCTATCATAATAATTGCCTCGGTAATGATTATGTTTTACTCCGAAAGCAGAAATTCCAATAAAGTGCCAACGCATAAATTATTTTCATCGGGAACGGGTTTTTTAGCGGGTTTCACAACGATGATTGGTAATTTGGCAGGCCCCATTTCAAACATTTATTTTTTAGCCATGCGTTTTCCTAAAAACGAATTTATTGGTACGGCTGCATGGTTGTTTTTCATTATAAATGTATTCAAATTACCTTTTCATATTTTTATTTGGAAAACCGTAACCTTTGAATCCTTGGTTTTAAATTCGGCGTTAATCCCAGCAGTTATTATAGGGTTTTTCCTGGGCGCCTATATAGTCAAGTTAATTTCAAATATAAAATACAGACGTTTTATTTTAATTGTTACAGCTATTGGCGGTGTAATTATGTTATTCAGATGA
- a CDS encoding ArsR/SmtB family transcription factor — MGVTKSQIFTEQQNDLAQLFKVLGHPARIAILQYISRQNACICNDLVEEIGLAQATISQHLKELKSMGLLNGEVEGKRMCYCINVNRWNDLQNQLNTFFNATKSNCC, encoded by the coding sequence ATGGGAGTAACTAAATCACAAATATTTACCGAACAACAAAACGATTTAGCGCAGCTTTTTAAAGTGCTTGGGCATCCTGCGCGTATAGCAATTTTACAGTATATAAGTCGTCAGAACGCCTGTATATGCAACGATTTGGTTGAAGAAATTGGCTTAGCACAAGCTACCATTTCTCAGCATTTAAAAGAACTAAAAAGTATGGGTTTGCTTAACGGAGAAGTAGAAGGGAAGCGTATGTGTTATTGCATTAATGTAAACCGATGGAATGATTTGCAGAATCAATTAAATACATTTTTTAATGCTACAAAATCCAACTGTTGCTAG
- a CDS encoding GNAT family N-acetyltransferase, whose protein sequence is MTYKIRNATAHDMPHVLRLIKELALFEKEADAVEITVEDLQKDGYGEHPQFHCFVAEVNNQIEGIALVYNRYSTWKGKAIHLEDLIVSEKMRGSGLGTALLDEVIKYAYQLGVKRVNWEVLDWNEPAIAFYEKKGADVKRDWFVVHLNEEGIKNYISKLG, encoded by the coding sequence ATGACTTATAAAATAAGAAATGCCACCGCGCACGATATGCCACATGTGCTGCGTTTGATAAAGGAGTTGGCTCTTTTTGAAAAAGAGGCCGATGCCGTTGAAATAACGGTTGAAGATTTACAAAAAGATGGCTACGGAGAACACCCTCAATTTCATTGTTTTGTTGCCGAAGTGAATAACCAAATTGAAGGTATTGCATTGGTATATAATCGATATTCCACATGGAAAGGAAAAGCCATTCATTTAGAAGATTTAATTGTTAGCGAGAAAATGAGAGGCTCTGGCCTAGGCACCGCACTTTTAGATGAAGTGATAAAATACGCTTACCAATTAGGCGTAAAGCGGGTAAATTGGGAAGTACTGGACTGGAACGAACCTGCCATTGCATTTTACGAAAAAAAAGGCGCCGATGTTAAACGCGATTGGTTTGTGGTGCATTTAAACGAAGAAGGTATAAAAAATTATATTTCGAAGTTAGGATAA